The Panicum hallii strain FIL2 chromosome 9, PHallii_v3.1, whole genome shotgun sequence genome has a window encoding:
- the LOC112874278 gene encoding protein ABERRANT POLLEN TRANSMISSION 1 isoform X2, producing MSKLDLKFLPKDHGLSINNEIGSISLRCTRLQPQDGFGESATHLRLETAVTEIHLLMDGATSVLEVAKISTVVSANIPTQPALPVQAEVDVKISGFQCNLIMSRIKPLIRINSDKKKPPVVHESPQQEKAPKEKLALAWACTLSAPDLTIVLHSLDDVPLYHCIFQSTNVSASKLVDQGTRLHVKLGELKLLFAGKRLQSMNESISGTLLHISRSTLDLEQKDPGKDNGEDHAKSSISVNISGIRMYFCFYYLESLCANAMSYKVFLKSILPPKKRSVQENAPQKSSKKAKGAQLIKINVAQCFVMYDGDMRLEDMTIADPKRVNFGSQGGRVVIINEDNGSPRMAYVNSTSLPDHKNVHFSTSLEISQVCVSLNKTKHSMQVELERFRVTHKEDQLDNKPVEETKLLDVRKAKFVQRSGGQNDAAACSLINVTDIAIRWEPDPYLELLEVATRLKSVLHRMKLQNSVTEVKDDTLSMDIPAKKEDHGQQEKAQKKRESVIALDLESLKISGEFADGVEAMVQVGSIFSENAKIGVLIEALAVSFCDAWIFKSSRMQLSRIPISVSDSHPDKKLQSAAVCDWVIQCRDANICLPFRLQLRAIDDAVEDTLRAFKLLSAAKTSVLFPEKKSSATSSSSSKKNKSKSVAFRYVRIIVRDLIAEIEEEPIQGWLDEHISLMKNVFCESAVRLNLLDEVALGKNKDSPKAKLDTSASEKNNDCPEADADVPGPHSIEKLREEIYRQAFRSYYQACQKLPVSEGSGACSSGFQSGFKMSTRRASVMSVHAKDIDVSLSKIDGGDEGMISFIKSVDPVCAKNDIPFSRLYGSNFTLKTRSLSAYLRDYAFPLFAGTSGKCDGRLVLGQQATTFQPQVRQDVYVGKWWRVNLLRSATGYTPPMKTYADIPLHFKKGEVSFGVGYEPVFADISYAFTVALRRANLAKRWFFEHPEPPRRERSLPWWDDMRNYIHGRFNLSFTETEWHLPASTNPYEKHDQMLITSGYMEICYVDGYVSLSSKSLKVYITSLESLAKKTSLEIPHHPGIPFLETPSFFMDISIQWGCDSGNPMDHFIFALPAEGKPRDKVFDPFRSTSLSLKWSFSLKPSTTETIEHQRKSDVLTNDSPTVNVGAHDLVWLARWWNLLFLPPHKLRLFSRFPRFGVPRFVRSGNLPLDRVMTEQCIRFDAILLRINNMPLQPDDPAKGLTLHFTKFRIEIAFSRGKQIFTFDCKREPLDLVYQGIDLHLVKVFLNRIPEPSTSKDSKAENKSTKDRDSPGCEKGKTKTSSTEKSRDDGFFLHSDYFTIRKQTPKADAARLSAWQEDGRKKSEMPLIKSEFDGGDESDHDQSGSDDEGFNVVVADSCQRVFVHGLKILWNLENRAAILSWVGGLTQAVQPPKPSPSRQYTQRKILEKKQLIKEAEMPKDGALNSVSSASQPSEPQQIKSSESPPSNGSNKSDLTPSSETALKPSNNSDAEEEGTRHFMVNVVQPQFNLHSEEANGRFLLAAGSGRVMVRSFHSIVQVGQEMFEKAIGSSNVATGGAGPEMTWSRVELSVMLEHVQAHVAPTDVDPGAGIQWLPKIHRRSSEVKRTGALLERVFMPCQMYLRFTRHKGGTPELKVKPLKELTFNSPDITAGMTSRQFQVMMDVLTNLLFARTPRKPKSNLSYPLDNDDDDIEEASDAVVPDGVEEVELAKIGVEVKERARKLLLDDIRALSTGVESSHDQSPSPKADDATWIVTGSRLILVKQLKKGLVNVRNGRKEAYSTLRIAMQKAAQLRLAEKEKNKSPSCAMRVSTRINKIVWSMLADGKSFAEAEINDLIFDFDRDYKDIGIAQLTTKLFVLRNGLANAKSDTVLAPWNPPSEWGKNAMLRVNARQGAPTGGNSVIESLLVDIYPLKIYLTEAMYRMMWGYFFPGDEQQPQKRQELFKVSTTAGTRRKKSSSNVEINSPNNQSSKESTFAQKPELRRTSSFDRTWEETVAESVANELVSQMQGQSNAQSESQDAAKDSKLLRPVRSTREDKKIVEPNEVKQTRPQKLMDFRNIKISQVELLLTYEGLPFAVSDVRLLMDTFHREDFTGTWPRLFSRVKKHIVWGVLKSVTGMQGKKFKAKSTSQKEPSAALISASDFNLSDSDGDDAGNSDQLPAFLKKPSDGAGDGFATSVKGLFNSQKKKAKAFVLKTMKGEAEHDFHGERSENEIEFSPFARQLTITKTKKLIRRHTKKLNKSKVHKNSAPEQEVLPPRAPAGYNTDSSDSSSPETSPKD from the exons ATGTCCAAACTGGATCTGAAGTTTTTGCCCAAAGATCATGGCCTCTCAATCAACAATGAAATTGGTAGCATATCTTTGAGATGTACAAGGTTACAACCACAAGATGGCTTCGGAGAGAGCGCAACACATCTCCGGTTGGAAACTGCTGTAACGGAGATTCAT CTTCTAATGGATGGTGCGACCTCAGTATTAGAGGTTGCAAAAATTTCAACAGTAGTTTCAGCTAACATTCCCACTCAG CCAGCATTGCCAGTTCAAGCTGAAGTAGATGTCAAGATTAGTGGGTTCCAATGTAATCTCATTATGAGCAGAATTAAGCCACTGATTAGAATTAACTCAGATAAAAAGAAGCCCCCTGTTGTCCATGAGAGTCCTCAACAAGAGAAGGCACCTAAAGAAAAATTAGCATTGGCTTGGGCATGTACACTGTCGGCTCCTGACTTGACTATTGTGCTTCACAGTCTTGATGATGTACCTCTTTACCAT TGTATTTTTCAATCAACTAATGTTTCCGCAAGTAAGTTGGTAGACCAAGGAACTCGGTTGCATGTCAAGCTTGGTGAACTGAAATTGCTTTTTGCTGGCAAACGCCTACAGTCGATGAATGAAAGCATCTCAGGCACGTTACTGCACATTAGCCGTTCAACTCTTGATCTGGAACAAAAGGACCCAGGCAAAGATAATGGTGAAGACCATGCTAAATCCTCTATCTCTGTTAATATATCTGGAATCAGAATGTACTTCTGTTTTTACTATCTCGAGTCACTTTGTGCCAATGCAATGTCCTACAAAGTGTTTCTGAAAAGCATTTTGCCTCCTAAGAAACGATCTGTCCAGGAGAATGCTCCTCAAAAGTCTAGCAAGAAAGCTAAAGGAGCACAGCTTATCAAAATCAATGTTGCACAGTGCTTTGTTATGTATGATGGTGATATGAGGCTGGAAGATATGACTATAGCCGATCCAAAGCGTGTAAACTTTGGATCTCAGGGTGGTCGTGTTGTAATCATCAATGAAGATAATGGTTCCCCAAGGATGGCCTATGTAAATTCTACTAGCCTTCCGGATCATAAGAATGTTCACTTCTCCACTTCTCTAGAGATTTCTCAGGTCTGTGTGTCTTTGAATAAGACAAAGCACTCAATGCAGGTTGAACTTGAGAGGTTCAGAGTGACACATAAAGAGGATCAGCTTGACAATAAACCTGTAGAGGAGACCAAGCTGTTGGATGTGCGTAAAGCAAAGTTTGTCCAGCGTTCTGGTGGGCAGAATGATGCTGCAGCCTGCTCTCTCATCAATGTGACTGACATTGCAATCAGGTGGGAGCCTGATCCCTATCTGGAACTGCTTGAAGTGGCCACACGACTTAAATCTGTTCTGCATAGGATGAAACTCCAGAATTCTGTTACTGAGGTGAAAGATGATACATTAAGCATGGATATCCCAGCAAAAAAGGAAGACCATGGCCAGCAAGAAAAAGCACAAAAGAAGCGAGAATCAGTTATTGCCCTCGATTTGGAATCATTGAAAATTTCAGGTGAATTTGCTGATGGGGTTGAAGCAATGGTTCAAGTAGGATCCATATTTTCTGAGAATGCAAAGATAGGTGTTTTGATCGAGGCACTAGCAGTCAGTTTTTGTGATGCATGGATATTCAAAAGCAGTCGCATGCAGTTGTCTCGTATCCCGATTTCTGTTTCTGATAGCCATCCCGATAAGAAGTTACAATCTGCAGCTGTATGTGATTGGGTTATTCAATGCCGTGATGCTAATATTTGCTTGCCATTTAGGTTGCAACTAAGAGCTATAGATGATGCTGTAGAAGACACATTGCGGGCCTTCAAACTTCTTTCTGCAGCAAAAACATCTGTTTTATTTCCTGAGAAGAAATCTAGCGCCAccagcagcagtagcagcaaAAAGAACAAATCAAAATCAGTGGCTTTTCGGTATGTGCGGATCATCGTGCGTGACCTGATAGCAGAAATTGAGGAAGAGCCCATACAAGGATGGCTTGATGAGCATATCAGTTTAATGAAGAATGTATTTTGTGAGTCTGCAGTCAGGTTGAATCTACTTGATGAGGTTGCTTTAGGCAAAAATAAGGATTCCCCCAAGGCAAAACTGGATACCTCTGCTTCTGAAAAAAACAATGATTGCCCTGAAGCCGATGCAGATGTACCTGGCCCACACTCCATTGAAAAGCTCAGAGAAGAGATATACAGACAGGCATTCCGGTCATATTACCAAGCATGTCAGAAATTGCCAGTCTCAGAAGGGTCAGGTGCATGTTCAAGTGGCTTCCAGTCAGGATTCAAGATGAGCACTCGTAGGGCATCAGTTATGTCCGTACATGCAAAAGATATTGATGTGAGCCTATCAAAGATTGATGGGGGCGATGAAGGGATGATTAGTTTTATTAAATCTGTAGATCCAGTTTGTGCCAAAAATGATATCCCGTTTTCCCGTTTGTACGGTAGCAATTTTACTTTGAAAACTAGATCTTTATCTGCATATTTGAGAGACTATGCATTTCCACTCTTTGCTGGAACCTCTGGTAAATGTGATGGACGCCTTGTGCTGGGTCAGCAG GCAACCACTTTTCAGCCCCAAGTTCGACAGGATGTCTATGTTGGCAAATGGTGGAGAGTAAATCTGCTCCGCTCTGCAACTGGTTATACCCCACCAATGAAAACATATGCTGACATACCATTGCATTTTAAGAAAGGGGAAGTGTCATTTGGAGTTGGCTATGAGCCAGTTTTCGCTGATATAAGCTATGCTTTTACTGTTGCACTCCGGAGGGCAAATTTAGCTAAGAGGTGGTTCTTTGAGCATCCTGAACCCCCTAGAAGAGAGCGCAGCTTACCCTGGTGGGATGATATGAGAAACTATATTCATGGCAGATTTAACTTGAGTTTTACTGAGACAGAGTGGCATCTCCCTGCTTCGACAAACCCTTATGAAAAACATGATCAAATGCTAATCACATCTGGTTATATGGAAATATGTTATGTGGATGGTTATGTCAGTCTGTCTTCGAAGTCTCTAAAGGTGTACATAACTAGCTTAGAGAGTCTAGCCAAGAAGACTAGTTTAGAAATCCCACATCATCCAGGAATACCTTTCCTTGAAACCCCTTCCTTTTTCATGGATATTTCAATACAGTGGGGATGTGATTCAGGTAACCCTATGGATCATTTTATATTTGCTCTTCCTGCTGAGGGAAAACCACGGGATAAAGTTTTTGATCCGTTCCGCTCGACTTCTCTGTCACTGAAGTGGAGTTTTTCACTTAAGCCTTCAACAACAGAAACCATAGAACATCAGCGAAAGAGTGATGTGCTTACAAATGATTCTCCGACTGTGAATGTAGGGGCTCATGATTTGGTCTGGCTAGCGAGGTGGTGGAACTTGCTTTTTCTTCCTCCCCACAAATTAAGATTGTTTTCCAGGTTTCCACGTTTTGGAGTTCCTAGATTTGTACGGTCTGGAAACCTCCCACTTGATAGAGTTATGACCGAACAGTGCATTCGTTTTGATGCCATTTTGTTGAGGATTAACAACATGCCTCTACAGCCAGATGATCCTGCTAAGGGTTTGACACTCCACTTCACAAAGTTTAGGATTGAAATAGCTTTCAGCCGTGGGAAGCAGATATTTACCTTCGATTGCAAGCgtgaacctcttgatcttgtcTACCAGGGCATAGATCTGCACTTGGTGAAAGTATTTCTTAACAGAATTCCTGAACCATCAACTTCTAAGGATTCTAAGGCAGAAAATAAGAGTACAAAAGATAGAGATAGTCCTGGTTGTGAAAAGGGCAAAACGAAAACTAGTTCTACTGAGAAAAGCAGGGATGATGGATTTTTTCTGCATTCTGATTATTTCACAATACGAAAACAAACTCCCAAGGCTGATGCCGCTAGATTATCAGCATGGCAGGAAGATGGCAGGAAAAAATCTGAAATGCCATTAATCAAGTCTGAGTTTGATGGGGGTGATGAAAGTGATCATGATCAATCAGGCAGTGACGATGAGGGATTCAATGTTGTGGTGGCTGATAGTTGCCAGAGAGTTTTTGTCCATGGACTAAAAATTTTATGGAATTTAGAAAACCGAGCTGCTATCCTCTCCTGGGTTGGTGGTTTAACTCAAGCAGTTCAGCCTCCAAAACCATCTCCTTCTCGCCAATACACCCAAAGAAAGATTCTCGAGAAGAAACAGTTAATTAAAGAAGCTGAGATGCCGAAGGATGGGGCTCTCAACTCTGTGTCCTCAGCATCACAGCCTTCAGAACCTCAACAGATCAAGAGTTCAGAGTCACCACCTTCCAATGGGTCCAACAAGTCAGATCTGACACCAAGTAGTGAAACTG CACTTAAGCCTTCGAATAATAGTGATGCTGAAGAGGAAGGTACAAGGCATTTCATGGTTAATGTTGTGCAACCTCAGTTCAATTTGCATTCAGAAGAAGCAAAT GGTAGGTTTCTGCTAGCTGCTGGTAGTGGGCGGGTCATGGTTCGCTCATTTCATTCAATTGTGCAAGTTGGTCAAGAAATGTTTGAGAAAGCAATTGGTTCCAGCAATGTTGCCACCGGTGGGGCTGGGCCAGAAATGACCTGGTCACGTGTGGAGCTCTCTGTCATGTTGGAGCATGTTCAGGCTCATGTTGCTCCCACCGATGTTGATCCAGGTGCTGGTATTCAGTGGCTGCCAAAAATACACCGCAGGTCATCTGAAGTTAAACGAACCGGTGCTTTACTTGAAAGGGTATTTATGCCATGCCAAATGTATCTCCGCTTTACACGGCACAAGGGAGGAACCCCTGAACTAAAG GTTAAGCCACTGAAAGAGCTAACATTTAACTCACCAGATATAACCGCTGGTATGACATCACGTCAGTTTCAAGTTATGATGGATGTATTGACTAATCTTCTATTTGCAAGAACTCCAAG AAAACCGAAGAGTAATCTAAGCTATCCCCTGGACAATGATGATGACGACATTGAAGAAGCATCTGATGCAGTTGTACCTGATGGGGTTGAGGAGGTAGAATTAGCAAAGATCGGTGTTGAAGTAAAAGAAAGAGCACGAAAGCTACTGCTTGATGATATCCGAGCCTTGTCTACTGGTGTTGAATCATCTCATGATCAGAGTCCGTCACCAAAGGCTGATGACGCTACATGGATTGTTACTGGTTCAAGGTTAATTCTG GTCAAACAACTTAAGAAAGGGCTCGTGAATGTCCGGAATGGTAGGAAAGAGGCATATTCTACACTAAGAATTGCTATGCAGAAAGCTGCGCAGTTGAGGTTGgcggaaaaggaaaagaataaAAGCCCTTCATGTGCCATGAGAGTTTCAACGAGGATAAACAAGATTGTTTGGAGCATGTTAGCAGATGGAAAATCCTTTGCTGAAGCTGAAATAAATGATCTG ATTTTTGATTTCGACCGGGACTACAAAGATATTGGCATCGCACAGTTGACAACCAAGCTGTTTGTCCTTAGAAATGGACTTGCTAATGCAAAATCAGATACTGTTCTGGCACCATGGAACCCACCTTCTGAATGGGGCAA GAATGCAATGCTTCGTGTTAATGCCCGGCAGGGCGCTCCAACTGGTGGAAATTCAGTTATTGAGAGTTTACTA GTAGACATCTATCCACTTAAAATTTATTTGACTGAAGCAATGTACAGAATGATGTGGGGATATTTCTTCCCTGGAGACGAACAGCAACCGCAAAAGCGACAG GAGCTTTTCAAAGTCTCCACTACAGCAGGAACAAGACGAAAGAAAAGCAGTTCTAATGTGGAGATAAACAGTCCCAATAACCAGTCATCAAAAGAATCTACATTTGCACAGAAGCCTGAACTTCGAAGGACATCTTCATTTGACAGAACATGGGAGGAAACAGTTGCTGAGTCTGTAGCTAATGAACTTGTTTCACAGATGCAGGGTCAGTCAAATGCCCAATCTGAATCTCAAGATGCTGCTAAGGATTCCAAGTTATTACGTCCTGTTCGCTCTACTCGTGAGGATAAGAAAATTGTGGAGCCTAATGAGGTGAAGCAAACCAGACCTCAAAAACTGATGGACTTCCGCAACATAAAGATAAGCCAG GTTGAATTGCTTCTCACATATGAAGGATTGCCGTTTGCTGTAAGTGATGTAAGGCTACTTATGGATACCTTTCATCGTGAAGATTTTACTGGAACATGGCCAAGATTGTTTTCACGAGTAAAGAAACATATTGTGTGGGGAGTATTGAAGTCTGTTACTGGCATGCAG GGCAAAAAGTTCAAAGCTAAATCTACTAGCCAAAAAGAGCCATCTGCTGCTTTAATCAGTGCCAGTGATTTTAATTTAAGTGACAGTGATGGTGATGATGCTGGCAATTCTGATCAACTTCCAGCATTTCTAAAAAAGCCTAGTGATGGAGCTGGTGATGGATTTGCAACCTCAGTTAAGGGCTTGTTCAATTCCCAAAAGAAAAAAGCGAaggcttttgtcctaaagacgATGAAAGGAGAGGCCGAGCATGATTTCCATGGTGAACGGAGTGAGAATGAAATTGAGTTCTCTCCATTTGCTCGGCAGTTGACTATAACCAAGACGAAGAAGCTTATACGGCGGCACACAAAGAAGTTGAACAAGTCTAAGGTTCACAAAAATTCAG CTCCTGAGCAAGAAGTGCTGCCACCGCGTGCTCCTGCTGGATACAACACAGACTCCTCCGACTCATCATCGCCAGAGACAAGCCCAAAAGATTAG